AAGGTCAGGCCCATAGTTATTTGGGCTACCTTTGCGGCATCATTTTAACATTCCCATTTTTTGATGTCATTCGATAAGCTTGGACTCTCAGAGTCTTTACTCGGGGTCTTGGCAGAGATCGGTTTTACTACACCGACACCCATCCAGCAACAGGCGATACCCCTATTGCTGGCTCCCGACACCCCTGATTTCATAGGACTAGCACAGACCGGTACCGGTAAAACAGCTGCATTCGGCCTTCCACTACTGGATCTGGTCGATATGCAAGATGACAGTACCCAGGTGCTCATCATGGCACCTACGCGGGAGTTGGGTCAGCAGACGGCAAAAGAACT
The sequence above is drawn from the Flavobacteriales bacterium genome and encodes:
- a CDS encoding DEAD/DEAH box helicase, with protein sequence MMSFDKLGLSESLLGVLAEIGFTTPTPIQQQAIPLLLAPDTPDFIGLAQTGTGKTAAFGLPLLDLVDMQDDSTQVLIMAPTRELGQQTAKEL